One segment of Castanea sativa cultivar Marrone di Chiusa Pesio chromosome 3, ASM4071231v1 DNA contains the following:
- the LOC142627203 gene encoding putative glycerol-3-phosphate acyltransferase 2, with protein MLQNKNQNMAGKPFNMKTLSFMFKTFLGKIENHLNIPGRLGNVHAPHLKFQKYSYLAHKSEELQNQTLLFHVEGALLKSSSLFSYFMLVAFEAGWLLRALILLLLYPLVSFLCLVCEEVGLKIMVFVCFVGIKKDRFVIGRSVLPKFFLEDVGYECFDVVMRCGKKVGVTNLPEVMVNCFLRDYMGVEAVVGRELKVFCGYYLGLMEEKKSAKVVLKEIFEEEKEGSHVIGIGCFNVSFDHQLFSHCKEIYLVSEAEKKNWQILPREKYPKPLVFHDGRLAFRPTPVATLVLLMWVPFGLLVAILRVLATSLLPLHICVPVLSCIGMRGSAPSPNSLPTPIIYGEISKGILYVCNHRTLIDPLYVSAAVRKPVTAVTYSLSKISELVSPIKTIRLARKREEDAKMIEKRLSQGNLVICPEGTTCREPYLLRFSPLFAETTDDIVPVAIDFQSSMFYGTTASGLKCLDPLFIVMNPTTNCDVKILEKLPKDFTCGVGGKSKFEVANYVQAKIAEALGFECTNLTRKDKYLMLAGNEGKA; from the exons AtgttacaaaacaaaaatcaaaatatggCTGGAAAACCTTTCAATATGAAAACTCTTTCCTTCATGTTCAAAACTTTCCTCGGAAAAATAGAGAACCATCTCAACATCCCAGGAAGGCTTGGCAATGTCCATGCACCCCACTTAAAATTTCAGAAGTACTCTTATCTAGCCCATAAATCAGAGGAGCTTCAAAACCAGACTTTATTGTTTCATGTGGAGGGAGCACTGTTGAAATCATCATCACTCTTTTCTTACTTCATGCTAGTGGCCTTTGAAGCTGGATGGCTCTTAAGAGCTCTTATTCTGCTTCTTTTGTACCCTCTTGTaagttttctttgtttggtttgtgaAGAAGTGGGATTAAAGATTATGGTTTTCGTATGCTTTGTGGGGATTAAAAAGGACAGATTTGTGATTGGAAGATCTGTCTTGCCCAAGTTCTTCCTAGAGGATGTTGGCTATGAATGCTTTGATGTGGTGATGAGATGTGGGAAAAAGGTAGGAGTGACTAATTTGCCTGAAGTGATGGTGAATTGTTTTCTGAGAGATTACATGGGGGTTGAGGCTGTTGTGGGAAGAGAGTTGAAGGTATTTTGTGGGTATTATTTGGGTTTGATGGAGGAAAAGAAGTCAGCTAAAGTAGTTTTGAAAGAGATATTTGAGGAGGAAAAAGAAGGATCTCATGTCATAGGTATTGGTTGCTTCAATGTGTCTTTTGACCATCAACTATTTTCTCACTGCAAG GAAATTTACTTGGTAAGTGAGGCTGAGAAGAAGAATTGGCAAATCCTTCCAAGGGAGAAATATCCAAAGCCATTGGTCTTCCATGATGGAAGATTGGCTTTTAGGCCAACTCCAGTTGCTACTTTAGTCCTGTTAATGTGGGTTCCATTTGGTTTGTTGGTTGCCATACTCAGAGTCCTTGCTACCTCGCTACTTCCTCTCCATATATGCGTCCCAGTCTTGAGCTGTATTGGAATGCGGGGTTCTGCACCATCGCCAAACTCACTTCCTACTCCAATCATTTATGGAGAAATATCAAAGGGCATACTCTATGTTTGCAACCACAGAACTCTTATAGACCCACTCTATGTCTCAGCGGCTGTCAGGAAACCAGTCACTGCAGTCACATACAGCTTAAGTAAGATTTCTGAGCTGGTTTCACCAATCAAGACAATTCGATTAGCAAGAAAGAGGGAGGAAGACGCAAAGATGATAGAGAAGCGGCTAAGCCAAGGTAACCTTGTGATTTGTCCAGAGGGAACTACTTGTAGGGAACCATATCTACTTCGCTTCAGTCCTCTATTTGCAGAGACAACTGATGATATAGTTCCTGTTGCCATAGACTTTCAGTCTAGCATGTTCTATGGAACAACAGCTAGTGGGTTAAAATGTTTAGATCCCCTATTCATAGTTATGAACCCAACTACAAACTGCGATGTCAAGATTCTTGAGAAGTTACCAAAAGATTTTACTTGTGGGGTTGGAGGTAAGTCCAAGTTTGAAGTAGCCAACTATGTGCAGGCAAAGATAGCTGAAGCCTTAGGATTTGAGTGCACCAACTTAACAAGGAAAGACAAGTACTTGATGTTGGCAGGCAACGAGGGGAAAGCGTag